A genomic window from Lycium barbarum isolate Lr01 chromosome 4, ASM1917538v2, whole genome shotgun sequence includes:
- the LOC132637515 gene encoding uncharacterized protein LOC132637515: protein MAEYEACILGLRIALDMDINELLLIEDSVFLIHQVQGKWDTKNENILPYVNLAQRLHKKFKKIEFRHTLRAQNEFADALATIASMIQHPESNHIDPLRISLKEEHARCYYVEAEPDGKLWYSNIKMYLEGQEYPKGITNGQKKTIRRMANGFFPNKEVLYKRTPDLGLLRRVDASEATKLLEEVHVGTCGPYMNGFVLPNKILRAGYYWMTMESDCCKYVQRCHQCQIHGDLIKEAELDDAEWVRARYKQLALIDEKRMVAVCHGQSYRQRMARAFNKRVRTRLFQIGKLVLKRSFPQQEEYKGKFSPN, encoded by the exons atggctgaatacgaagcCTGCATACTAGGCCTCAGAATTGCGCTAGATATGGACATCAATGAATTATTGCTCATTGAAGATTCTGTCTTCctgattcatcaagtacaaggcaaATGGGACACTAAGAATGAAAATATCTTACCATATGTGAACCTGGCACAGAGATTGCACAAGAAGTTCAAAAAGATCGAGTTTCGACATACGCTAAGGGCTCAGAATGAATTTGCTGATGCACTGGCCACAATAGCATCAATGATCCAGCATCCTGAAAGCAATCACATCGACCCGCTAAGGATAAGTTTGAAAGAAGAACATGCCCGCTGTTACTATGTAGAAGCTGAGCCAGATGGCAAGCTATGGTACAGCAACATCAAAATGTATCTGGAAGGACAGGAATACCCCAAAGGCATtacaaatggacaaaagaagaccatccgAAGAATGGCGAACGGTTTCTTCCCAAATAAAGAAGTGCTATACAAACGGACGCCGGATTTGGGTCTGCTTAGACGTGTAGACGCCAGCGAAGCCACCAAACTTCTAGAAGAAGTACATGTGGGGACATGTGGACCCTATATGAATGGATTCGTACTACCAAACAAGATTCTACGAGCAGGATATTATTGGATGACTATGGAGAGTGACtgctgcaaatatgtgcaaaggtGCCATCAATGCCAGATCCACGGTGATTTGATCAAG GAAGCAGAATTAGACGATGCTGAATGGGTTCGAGCTCGATATAAGCAATTGGCCTTAATCGATGAGAAAAGGATGGTTGCAGTATGCCACGGTCAATCGTACCGACAAAGAATGGCAAGAGCTTTCAACAAGCGAGTCAGGACCAGACTCTTTCAGATCGGGAAACTGGTGCTCAAAAGATCTTTTCCACAAcaagaggaatataaagggaaGTTTTCTCCCAACTGA